A single region of the Dyella humicola genome encodes:
- a CDS encoding DUF5597 domain-containing protein, with protein MTSDLRSPSVPPRLPKVAAIASALLALFVLTTACVAKVGSPPMPSMEKKGDQARLIVDGAPYLILGGQVHNSDTSNPEDLNKAMDVLASWQANTVEVPIYWEALEPTRGNYDFSSVDLAVNAARKHGLRLVVLWFGTWKNGESQYVPDWMKEDQATYPHAKGPRGEVTTTISPFSQAAMDADARAFAALMRHIKSIDESQRTVLMMQVENEAGIVNTDRDYSEAGNQQFAAAVPTALLGYLDRHRQQLSAPLAQALSHAPKSGNWTHVFGEKAPEAISAWAISNYVNTVAAAGKREYALPMYVNVWLIEGVERPGRWPSGGATVNMLDVWKAGAPAIDMLSPDIYYPKFYDVAAQYTRPDNPLYVPETNFNPYFAAFAYTTFGYFNGMGFNPFGIDDVVTKGDIGTAIGMRFQDTYSVLRPLLPLIASKQYTGKLHPVLQGLANGEDWKQSIRLTDRLAANIEFTATFDPVKGRAAGMIIELAPNDFIVVGSGFDVAFREMQGPLRDAELISIEEGTFQGDQWVRARRLNGDERHVSLPDHSTILRVHIAK; from the coding sequence ATGACTTCTGATCTGCGCTCACCGAGCGTTCCCCCGCGACTGCCCAAGGTGGCCGCTATCGCGTCAGCCTTGCTTGCCCTGTTCGTACTGACGACGGCCTGCGTGGCCAAGGTCGGCTCGCCACCCATGCCCAGCATGGAGAAGAAGGGCGACCAGGCGCGTCTCATCGTGGATGGCGCGCCGTATCTGATCCTCGGCGGTCAGGTGCACAACTCCGATACGTCCAATCCCGAGGACCTCAACAAGGCCATGGACGTGCTGGCGAGCTGGCAAGCCAATACCGTCGAGGTGCCGATTTATTGGGAAGCGCTCGAGCCGACGCGGGGAAACTATGACTTCAGTTCCGTCGACCTGGCAGTCAATGCGGCGCGCAAGCACGGCCTGCGCCTGGTCGTGCTGTGGTTCGGCACCTGGAAAAACGGCGAGAGCCAGTATGTGCCGGACTGGATGAAGGAAGACCAGGCCACCTATCCCCATGCCAAGGGACCGCGCGGTGAGGTGACGACGACCATCTCGCCGTTCAGCCAGGCCGCCATGGACGCGGATGCGCGCGCGTTCGCGGCGCTGATGCGGCATATCAAGAGCATCGACGAGTCCCAGCGCACCGTGCTGATGATGCAGGTGGAGAACGAGGCGGGCATCGTCAACACCGACCGCGACTATTCGGAAGCGGGCAACCAGCAATTCGCGGCAGCGGTGCCCACGGCGCTGCTGGGATACCTGGACCGTCATCGCCAGCAGCTCTCCGCGCCGCTGGCACAGGCCTTGAGCCACGCGCCGAAGTCCGGCAACTGGACCCACGTATTCGGCGAGAAGGCACCGGAGGCCATCAGCGCCTGGGCCATCTCCAACTACGTCAACACGGTGGCCGCGGCCGGCAAGCGCGAATATGCGCTGCCCATGTACGTCAACGTCTGGCTGATCGAGGGCGTGGAGCGTCCGGGTCGCTGGCCGAGCGGCGGCGCCACGGTGAACATGCTCGATGTGTGGAAGGCGGGTGCGCCGGCCATCGACATGCTGTCGCCGGATATCTATTACCCGAAGTTCTATGACGTCGCGGCGCAGTACACCCGGCCGGACAACCCGCTGTATGTGCCGGAAACGAACTTCAACCCGTACTTCGCCGCCTTTGCCTACACCACGTTCGGCTACTTCAACGGCATGGGCTTCAACCCGTTCGGCATCGACGACGTCGTGACCAAGGGCGACATCGGCACGGCCATCGGCATGCGCTTTCAGGATACCTATAGCGTGCTGCGCCCCTTGCTGCCGCTGATTGCCAGCAAGCAGTACACCGGCAAGCTGCATCCGGTGCTGCAGGGCCTGGCCAACGGCGAGGACTGGAAGCAGTCGATCCGTCTCACCGATCGGCTCGCCGCGAACATCGAGTTCACCGCGACCTTCGATCCGGTCAAGGGCCGCGCGGCGGGCATGATCATCGAGCTGGCCCCGAACGATTTCATCGTCGTGGGTTCGGGCTTTGACGTGGCGTTCCGCGAAATGCAGGGTCCGCTGCGCGACGCCGAGCTGATCTCGATCGAGGAAGGGACGTTCCAGGGCGACCAGTGGGTTCGCGCACGACGCCTGAACGGCGACGAGCGCCATGTGTCGCTGCCCGACCATTCAACCATCCTGCGCGTGCACATCGCGAAGTGA
- a CDS encoding glycoside hydrolase family 27 protein, which translates to MRLSYTALFAATLCLAQGVAQATAPIAATPPMGWNSWNYFADKVTDADVRAAADAMVSSGMRDAGYVYVNIDDAWQGQRDASGEIHANARFPDMKALADYVHARGLKLGIYSSPGEKTCAGYAGSLGHEQQDARTYAAWGVDYLKYDLCSFGELMKQRAPNDSAQQMRMMHEAYATMRTALNQAGRPIVYSLCQYGMDAVWEWAADPKVGANLWRTTGDIAPHGEFVYAIATMQAGLAHYAGPGHWNDPDMLEVGNGDLTEAENRTHFSWWAMLAAPLLAGNDLSHMKPEVRDILTRREVIAIDQDPLGKQGTRAYTDGEVEVWTRPLSHGALAVAVFNVGDTRVAGTHPFHLDLTRLGLHGKQQGTDLWSGKTVSIDDHQAIGLASHDVWLVRIDAPQASR; encoded by the coding sequence ATGCGTCTTTCGTATACCGCCTTGTTCGCAGCTACCCTTTGCCTGGCCCAGGGCGTCGCGCAGGCGACGGCGCCGATCGCGGCGACGCCACCCATGGGCTGGAACAGCTGGAACTACTTCGCCGACAAGGTGACCGACGCGGACGTGCGTGCGGCCGCCGACGCCATGGTGAGCAGCGGCATGCGCGATGCCGGCTATGTCTACGTGAACATCGACGACGCCTGGCAGGGGCAGCGCGATGCGAGCGGGGAGATCCATGCCAATGCGCGCTTCCCCGATATGAAGGCGCTGGCTGACTACGTGCATGCACGCGGGCTCAAGCTGGGCATCTACAGCTCGCCGGGCGAGAAAACCTGCGCCGGCTATGCCGGCTCGCTGGGGCACGAGCAGCAGGACGCCAGGACCTACGCCGCCTGGGGCGTCGATTACCTCAAGTACGACCTGTGCAGTTTTGGCGAGCTGATGAAGCAGCGCGCGCCGAACGATTCCGCGCAGCAGATGCGCATGATGCACGAGGCCTACGCCACCATGCGTACGGCGCTCAACCAGGCGGGGCGTCCGATCGTCTACTCGCTGTGCCAGTACGGCATGGATGCGGTGTGGGAATGGGCCGCCGACCCGAAGGTGGGCGCCAACCTGTGGCGCACCACGGGCGATATCGCGCCGCATGGTGAGTTCGTGTACGCGATTGCCACCATGCAGGCGGGCCTGGCCCACTACGCCGGTCCGGGCCACTGGAACGACCCGGACATGCTGGAAGTAGGTAATGGCGACCTCACCGAGGCCGAGAACCGCACGCACTTCAGCTGGTGGGCCATGCTGGCGGCGCCGCTGCTGGCGGGCAACGACCTGTCGCATATGAAGCCGGAGGTGAGGGACATCCTCACTCGCCGCGAGGTGATTGCGATCGACCAGGATCCCCTCGGCAAGCAGGGCACGCGCGCCTATACCGATGGTGAGGTCGAGGTGTGGACCAGGCCCCTGAGCCATGGCGCACTGGCCGTCGCGGTGTTCAACGTGGGTGACACGCGCGTCGCCGGCACGCATCCCTTCCACCTCGATCTCACGCGCCTTGGCCTGCACGGCAAGCAGCAGGGGACGGATCTGTGGAGCGGCAAGACGGTGAGCATCGATGACCACCAGGCGATCGGGCTGGCGTCGCACGATGTGTGGCTGGTGCGCATCGACGCACCGCAGGCTTCGCGCTGA
- a CDS encoding glycoside hydrolase family 35 protein has product MSLGLCGTLALCLVAAFACPAEPMHAATSATITIDGDHFVRAGRPHQIISGSMDFQRIPRGYWQDRLRKARAMGLNTITTYVYWNALEAQRGSFDFSGDNDVATFVRMAQREGLDVIVRPGPYVCAEWEAGGLPAWLYADPHLRVRTRDPKFLQRVEQYFGRLGQELAPLMAAHGGPIIAVQVENEYGSYGDDRGYMEDIHQALIRAGLGTNLMFTSDGADGLQHDALPGVLAVVNFGTGDASKAFAKLKDFRPGQPMMAGEYWDGWFDQWGVPHVHTDADAQARELAWMLAQGYSVNIYMFEGGTTFGFMNGANFHDDATDHYAPETTSYDYDAVLDEAGRPTPKFAQFREVITKATGATPPPLPAPTPFMAPPAFALTEHASLWDNLPAPIVVDAPQSMEQFGQNYGYILYRTELDGPAAGKLYLGEVRDYAAVYVDQKLIGTVDRRLKQVDVPIALDAGRHRIDVLVENTGRINYGPRLADGRAGLVDPVLLNGSELHGWQVYPLPMSSVAAIRGWTTQPVNGPAFHRGSFHEAKPADTFLDVSGLGKGLLWVNGHHLGRVWDIGPQQSLYLPGTWVKQGDNAVVAFDLQTPNQASLRGLTHALWSNPAAQTSE; this is encoded by the coding sequence ATGTCCCTCGGTCTCTGCGGCACCCTGGCCCTCTGCCTGGTAGCAGCGTTCGCTTGCCCAGCAGAGCCCATGCATGCGGCGACGTCGGCCACCATCACCATCGACGGTGACCACTTCGTCCGCGCGGGCCGGCCGCACCAGATCATCTCCGGCTCGATGGACTTCCAGCGCATTCCACGCGGGTACTGGCAGGACCGGCTACGCAAGGCGCGCGCCATGGGTCTGAACACGATCACCACCTACGTCTACTGGAACGCGCTCGAAGCACAACGCGGCAGCTTCGATTTCAGCGGTGACAACGATGTGGCCACGTTCGTGCGCATGGCGCAGCGCGAGGGTCTCGACGTCATCGTTCGCCCTGGCCCCTATGTATGTGCCGAGTGGGAGGCGGGTGGTCTGCCGGCCTGGCTGTACGCCGATCCGCATCTGCGCGTGCGCACGCGGGATCCGAAATTCCTGCAGCGCGTCGAGCAATATTTCGGGCGCCTTGGCCAGGAACTCGCGCCGCTGATGGCCGCGCATGGCGGGCCGATCATCGCGGTGCAGGTGGAGAACGAGTACGGCTCCTACGGCGATGACCGCGGCTACATGGAAGATATCCACCAGGCGCTGATTCGCGCCGGCCTCGGCACCAATCTGATGTTCACCTCCGACGGCGCCGACGGCTTGCAACACGACGCCTTGCCGGGCGTGCTCGCCGTGGTCAACTTCGGTACCGGCGACGCCAGCAAGGCGTTCGCCAAGCTCAAGGACTTCCGCCCAGGCCAGCCGATGATGGCCGGCGAGTACTGGGACGGCTGGTTCGACCAATGGGGCGTGCCGCATGTGCACACCGACGCCGACGCGCAAGCCAGGGAGTTGGCATGGATGCTTGCCCAGGGCTACTCGGTGAACATCTACATGTTCGAAGGGGGCACCACGTTCGGATTCATGAACGGCGCGAACTTCCACGATGATGCGACCGATCACTACGCACCCGAGACCACCAGTTACGACTACGACGCGGTGCTCGACGAGGCAGGTCGGCCAACGCCGAAGTTCGCCCAGTTCCGCGAGGTGATTACCAAGGCGACCGGCGCCACCCCGCCGCCCCTGCCAGCGCCTACGCCGTTCATGGCACCGCCCGCATTCGCGCTGACCGAGCACGCATCGCTGTGGGACAACCTGCCTGCCCCGATTGTCGTCGATGCGCCGCAGTCGATGGAGCAGTTTGGCCAGAATTACGGCTACATCCTTTATCGCACGGAGCTGGACGGGCCGGCCGCCGGGAAACTCTACCTGGGCGAGGTGCGCGATTACGCCGCCGTCTACGTCGACCAGAAGTTGATCGGCACGGTGGATCGCCGCCTGAAGCAGGTCGACGTGCCCATCGCTCTTGATGCCGGCCGACACCGCATCGACGTGCTGGTGGAGAACACCGGCCGCATCAACTATGGGCCACGCCTCGCCGATGGCCGTGCAGGCCTGGTCGATCCCGTGCTGCTCAACGGCAGCGAGCTGCACGGCTGGCAGGTCTATCCCCTGCCGATGTCATCGGTGGCGGCGATTCGTGGCTGGACCACGCAGCCGGTGAACGGTCCCGCCTTCCATCGGGGCAGCTTTCATGAGGCGAAGCCGGCCGACACGTTCCTGGACGTCAGCGGACTGGGCAAGGGCTTGCTATGGGTCAACGGCCACCATCTTGGACGCGTCTGGGACATCGGTCCGCAGCAATCGCTCTATCTGCCGGGGACTTGGGTGAAGCAGGGCGACAACGCGGTGGTGGCTTTCGACCTGCAGACCCCGAACCAGGCTTCGTTGCGCGGACTTACTCACGCGCTGTGGTCCAACCCGGCGGCGCAAACCTCCGAATAA
- a CDS encoding GH92 family glycosyl hydrolase, protein MVSRRQFLQGLGALGVLGTPLSALAEGVRLGATQTPRVGAPSQAAGLSQYVDVFVGTAGHGHTFPGASMPFGMVQLSPDTNDANWDACSGYHQLDGSIMGFSHTHLSGTGDGDLLDVLVMPAQGAVMLQPGSRGLPDTNHHSRYDGTVGPTALLPPDATPHPGPGYRSRYDRASEHGRPGYYCVQLTDHAIRAELTATLRAGMHRYTFKHKGDGHLLIDLAHGFHDHAEVPAVVSDAQLRLIGNDTLVGARRVHQWAKGRYLYFAMKISRPLSHATLYAGDVALPAGSTEANGAHLKAALHVNNIASAPLLVKVGISAVDIEGALRNLDSEMPDWDFERIQQAAADAWERELGRIRVQSPSASIMRNFYSSLYHTMLAPTLFSDVDGRYRGMDAVVHQLPTGQHNYSTYSLWDTYRALHPLFTLYQPERMPDLVNCLVRMAVESPDGPPIWPLQGVETGCMIGYHSAVVIAEALAKDFKGIDFASAWPVFRRRAMEDDYRGLYHYRKLGYLPSDKEVEGVSKTLEYAYDDWAMAQLADAVGAKDDATQLRQRSRNYRQLFDKSLQFMRPRAEDGRWLEPFDPRAMGHASSWRDFCESNAWQATFLNQHDLYAYMALFGGPQAFENKLDGLFTASSDLPADAPPDIAGMVGQYAHGNEPSHHMAYLYAYTGAHHKTQQRARMLMETMYAPEPDGLAGDEDCGQMSAWYVMSALGLYAVDPVSTHYVFGSPLLDEAEVELAGGRKLVIRATGNGPGRPYIQSVSWNGKPWTRSWIGHAELALGGVLAFQMSATPNQAFGSSLADRPPSFGAPASEQLALNR, encoded by the coding sequence ATGGTGTCTCGTCGTCAGTTTCTGCAAGGCCTGGGGGCACTCGGCGTGCTCGGCACGCCGCTGTCCGCGCTGGCCGAGGGCGTGCGGCTGGGCGCAACGCAGACGCCGCGAGTCGGTGCGCCGTCGCAGGCCGCAGGCCTGTCGCAGTACGTCGACGTCTTTGTGGGCACGGCGGGCCACGGCCATACCTTCCCGGGCGCATCGATGCCCTTTGGCATGGTGCAGCTCAGCCCGGACACCAACGACGCCAACTGGGATGCGTGCTCGGGATACCACCAGCTCGATGGTTCCATCATGGGCTTTTCCCATACGCATCTCAGCGGTACCGGTGATGGCGACCTGCTCGACGTGCTGGTGATGCCGGCGCAAGGCGCCGTCATGCTGCAGCCGGGCAGTCGCGGCCTGCCTGACACGAACCATCATTCGCGCTACGACGGCACGGTGGGTCCCACGGCCTTGCTGCCGCCGGATGCAACGCCGCATCCCGGCCCGGGCTATCGCTCGCGTTACGACCGCGCCTCGGAGCATGGGCGTCCGGGCTATTACTGCGTTCAACTGACCGATCACGCCATACGCGCCGAATTGACCGCCACGCTGCGCGCCGGCATGCATCGGTATACGTTCAAGCACAAGGGCGACGGCCACTTGCTGATCGACCTGGCGCACGGCTTCCACGATCATGCCGAGGTGCCGGCCGTCGTCAGCGACGCGCAGTTGCGCCTGATCGGCAATGACACCCTGGTCGGTGCGCGGCGCGTGCATCAATGGGCCAAGGGCCGTTACCTCTACTTCGCCATGAAGATCTCGAGGCCGCTGTCCCATGCCACGCTCTATGCGGGTGACGTCGCCTTGCCGGCGGGTAGCACCGAAGCGAACGGCGCGCACCTGAAGGCCGCGCTGCATGTCAATAACATCGCCAGTGCGCCCTTGCTGGTGAAGGTCGGTATTTCGGCTGTCGATATCGAGGGCGCGCTGCGCAACCTGGACAGCGAAATGCCTGACTGGGATTTCGAACGCATCCAGCAGGCCGCAGCGGACGCATGGGAGCGCGAGCTTGGCCGCATCCGCGTGCAGTCGCCGTCGGCGTCCATCATGCGCAATTTCTACAGCTCGCTTTATCACACCATGCTGGCGCCGACGCTGTTCAGCGATGTCGACGGCCGCTACCGCGGCATGGATGCCGTGGTGCATCAGCTTCCCACGGGGCAGCACAACTACAGCACGTATTCCTTGTGGGATACCTACCGCGCCTTGCATCCACTGTTCACGCTGTACCAGCCCGAGCGCATGCCCGACCTGGTCAATTGCCTCGTGCGCATGGCGGTGGAAAGCCCCGATGGCCCACCGATCTGGCCACTTCAGGGCGTGGAGACCGGCTGCATGATCGGCTATCACTCCGCCGTGGTGATCGCGGAAGCGCTGGCCAAGGACTTCAAGGGCATCGACTTCGCGAGCGCGTGGCCGGTGTTCCGCCGGCGCGCGATGGAGGACGACTATCGCGGCCTCTACCACTACCGCAAGCTTGGCTACCTGCCCAGCGACAAGGAAGTGGAGGGCGTCAGCAAGACCCTGGAATACGCCTACGACGACTGGGCGATGGCGCAGCTGGCCGACGCCGTCGGCGCGAAGGATGACGCGACGCAGCTCAGGCAGCGCTCGCGCAACTATCGGCAGCTGTTCGACAAGAGCCTTCAGTTCATGCGCCCGCGGGCCGAGGACGGTCGCTGGCTGGAGCCGTTCGATCCACGCGCGATGGGGCATGCATCATCGTGGCGCGACTTTTGCGAATCCAACGCATGGCAGGCCACCTTCCTCAATCAGCACGATCTGTACGCCTACATGGCTCTGTTTGGCGGACCACAGGCGTTCGAAAACAAGCTGGATGGCTTGTTCACCGCCAGCTCCGACTTGCCGGCGGACGCGCCGCCGGATATTGCCGGCATGGTGGGGCAGTACGCGCATGGCAATGAACCCAGCCATCACATGGCCTATCTCTACGCCTATACCGGCGCGCACCACAAAACCCAGCAGCGCGCGCGCATGCTGATGGAAACGATGTACGCGCCCGAGCCTGATGGTCTTGCCGGCGACGAAGACTGCGGCCAGATGAGCGCCTGGTATGTCATGAGCGCGCTCGGCCTCTACGCCGTGGACCCGGTCAGCACGCATTACGTCTTCGGCAGTCCGCTGCTCGATGAGGCCGAGGTCGAGCTCGCTGGCGGGCGCAAGCTGGTGATTCGGGCCACCGGCAATGGGCCTGGCCGGCCCTATATCCAGTCGGTGAGCTGGAATGGCAAGCCGTGGACGCGCAGCTGGATCGGCCATGCCGAGCTGGCACTAGGCGGCGTGCTCGCATTCCAGATGTCGGCCACGCCGAACCAGGCGTTTGGCTCCTCGTTGGCCGACCGGCCACCGTCCTTTGGCGCACCGGCCAGTGAGCAGTTGGCTCTCAATCGTTGA
- a CDS encoding potassium channel family protein produces MFKRWKSRSAQLKARDVLAEFSATLWYLQSILAGLLLLYVLLTAGMYYFGGPVETSDRSPSPFGETVYFCTITALTIGYGDVVPTTMFGRLDATLLGLLGMLMTGLVIAAAVRGVQEAARKADIRASHDAADKHRRPRR; encoded by the coding sequence ATGTTCAAGAGGTGGAAATCGCGAAGCGCCCAGCTGAAGGCCCGCGACGTGCTCGCGGAGTTCTCGGCAACGTTGTGGTACCTGCAATCGATCCTGGCCGGGCTACTGCTGCTGTACGTCCTGCTGACCGCCGGGATGTACTACTTCGGCGGTCCGGTCGAAACATCGGACCGGTCGCCTTCGCCGTTCGGCGAGACGGTGTACTTCTGCACCATCACCGCGCTCACCATCGGCTATGGCGATGTGGTACCCACGACGATGTTTGGCCGCCTCGACGCGACACTGCTCGGCCTGCTCGGCATGTTGATGACCGGACTGGTGATTGCCGCCGCCGTGCGCGGTGTGCAGGAAGCGGCGCGCAAGGCCGATATCCGGGCAAGCCACGACGCGGCGGACAAGCATCGGCGACCGCGCCGATGA
- a CDS encoding DUF2955 domain-containing protein, with protein sequence MTTAADQRWLRGQRALRLATGTALCLAISFAVDLPIPIVAPVFAAFLLVTVNRPLSLKDGLRLVMVVALATGSGLLLVPLLRYYPSTGVLLIGLCLFLAFRYGLRGGNNLLATFLVVGLTMISAAGTASIDLAMTVVGALVKGLLLAVLVLALCHRLLPESARAPARPATPALSNDDIMRLALRAALVVLPAFLLALADPASYMPVIMKSVSLGRQSCTTSARGAARELLGSTLLGGVLAILFWFALKWFVHLWMFFLWMLLFALLVARKLYSLSPTRYTPSFWLNTLVTLIILLGQSVQDSVAGKDVYTAFAVRMGLFVAVTLYACLMVELLDTRRRLR encoded by the coding sequence ATGACGACGGCAGCCGACCAACGATGGCTACGAGGTCAGCGCGCGCTACGCCTGGCCACGGGCACGGCGCTGTGCCTCGCCATCAGTTTCGCCGTGGATCTGCCGATTCCCATCGTGGCGCCGGTATTCGCCGCCTTTCTGCTGGTGACGGTCAACCGGCCGCTTTCGTTGAAGGACGGCTTGCGCCTGGTCATGGTGGTTGCGCTGGCCACGGGCAGCGGCCTGCTGCTGGTGCCCTTGCTGCGCTATTACCCGAGCACCGGCGTGTTGCTGATCGGCCTGTGTCTGTTCCTGGCCTTTCGCTATGGCCTGCGCGGGGGCAACAACCTGCTCGCCACCTTCCTGGTGGTCGGCCTCACCATGATTTCCGCCGCCGGCACGGCGAGTATCGATCTCGCCATGACGGTCGTCGGCGCGCTGGTCAAGGGCCTGCTGCTCGCGGTGCTGGTGCTGGCGCTCTGCCACCGGCTGTTGCCGGAGTCCGCCCGCGCGCCCGCGCGTCCTGCCACGCCGGCTTTGTCGAACGACGACATCATGCGTCTGGCGCTGCGTGCCGCCCTGGTGGTGTTGCCGGCCTTCCTGCTCGCGCTGGCCGACCCGGCCAGCTACATGCCGGTGATCATGAAGTCGGTCAGCCTGGGCAGGCAGAGCTGCACCACCTCGGCGCGCGGCGCTGCCCGCGAGCTGCTGGGGTCCACCCTGCTCGGCGGCGTGCTGGCGATCCTGTTCTGGTTTGCGCTCAAGTGGTTTGTACACCTGTGGATGTTCTTCCTGTGGATGCTGCTGTTCGCCTTGTTGGTGGCACGCAAGCTGTATTCGCTCAGCCCAACCCGCTACACACCCAGCTTCTGGCTCAACACCCTGGTCACGCTGATCATCCTGCTGGGCCAGTCGGTGCAGGACAGCGTGGCTGGCAAGGACGTCTATACGGCATTCGCCGTGCGCATGGGGCTGTTTGTCGCCGTCACCTTGTATGCCTGCCTGATGGTCGAGTTGCTCGATACACGCCGCCGCCTGCGCTGA
- a CDS encoding HlyD family secretion protein produces the protein MSDTPSPAPTAPPAQPPAAEPSSKGVRWVLVLIGVSFAWYLLADRFTPYTQQARVQAYVIPVAAEVSARVTGVFVHNNQEVKAGDILFEVDAEPYRIALVRARADLESTRRQIGASTAGIDSAQAAVSAAIANEIKARQDSDRLERLYREDQGTVSLRRLEVARATHDQAVSQVNGARAEVERAKETQGGNEAENAQLRSAAAAVEKAQLDLANTRVRARTGGLITDLRTEVGQFAAAGNPVMTLIAIHDVWVSADMTENNLGHLVPGTPVSIALDARPGELFHGRIRSIGYGVSVGQGTPPGSLPTIQNSRDWLRPAQRFPVVVEFTPGDAVPPRDIRVGGQAEVMAFPTQGNPLNPLGRLFLRVMSWLSYLY, from the coding sequence ATGAGTGATACGCCGTCGCCCGCTCCCACCGCGCCGCCAGCACAGCCGCCAGCTGCCGAGCCTTCGAGCAAGGGCGTGCGCTGGGTGCTCGTGCTGATCGGCGTGAGCTTCGCATGGTATCTGTTGGCCGACCGCTTCACGCCTTATACGCAGCAGGCGCGGGTGCAGGCCTACGTGATCCCGGTGGCTGCCGAGGTTTCGGCGCGTGTGACCGGGGTGTTCGTGCACAACAACCAGGAGGTCAAGGCCGGTGACATCCTGTTCGAAGTGGACGCGGAGCCCTATCGGATTGCCCTCGTGCGTGCGCGCGCCGACCTTGAATCGACACGCCGACAGATTGGCGCGAGCACCGCCGGCATCGATTCGGCCCAGGCGGCCGTGAGTGCCGCCATCGCGAACGAGATCAAGGCGCGCCAGGACAGCGATCGCCTGGAACGACTTTATCGCGAGGACCAGGGCACCGTTTCGCTGCGTCGCCTGGAGGTGGCGCGCGCCACGCACGACCAGGCAGTCAGCCAGGTCAACGGCGCGCGTGCCGAGGTGGAGCGCGCGAAGGAGACGCAAGGCGGCAACGAAGCGGAGAACGCGCAGTTGCGCAGCGCCGCCGCCGCGGTGGAGAAGGCGCAGTTGGACCTCGCCAATACCCGCGTGCGTGCGCGCACGGGCGGACTGATCACCGATCTGCGCACCGAGGTCGGCCAGTTCGCCGCGGCGGGCAACCCGGTGATGACCTTGATCGCGATCCACGATGTCTGGGTGAGCGCGGACATGACCGAAAACAACCTGGGCCATCTCGTGCCCGGCACACCGGTTTCCATTGCACTGGACGCCCGCCCGGGAGAGCTGTTCCACGGCCGCATCCGCAGCATCGGCTACGGCGTCAGCGTGGGCCAGGGCACGCCGCCCGGCAGCCTGCCCACCATACAGAACAGTCGCGACTGGCTGCGCCCGGCGCAGCGCTTTCCGGTGGTGGTGGAGTTCACACCGGGAGATGCCGTGCCGCCTCGCGACATTCGCGTCGGCGGGCAGGCCGAAGTGATGGCGTTTCCCACCCAGGGCAACCCACTCAATCCGCTGGGCCGCCTTTTTCTCCGTGTGATGAGCTGGCTTTCCTATCTCTACTGA